The Salmo trutta chromosome 22, fSalTru1.1, whole genome shotgun sequence genome contains the following window.
GTCCCACACCTTGACACAGCCCTTGCCGCCGGTGTAGACGTGGCGTGTGGAGGTGCTGATGGTGACGGCACACACCACCTCTCCGTGGTTCAGAGTGTGGATCTGACGGGCATGCCGCGGGATGCCCGTGCCCAGCAGGGCATCCGGAGGGAAAGGAACCGGCTGCATCTGTCCATCGGCACTGACGTGGAAAGAGTAGGCACTGGAGAGaggcaggaggaaggagagaatggAAAGAGTGCCAACCCCTGCAATCTACATCTGTATATTATTACAAAAACTAAGTGCTTGCTATTTGCTAAAACCTTGAAGACTTTCAACACTGCATTAGAAGTTGAAAAATAGTCTTCTAGTACAGAGTGTTATTTGTGATGGGAGAGTTTGCGGCTTGCTCCAGCTATAACAACAACAGccatctttctttctgtctggATAGATTtagatggaggagaagagagacatACGGTTTTCCCCCGGAGGATCCACCAGGCAGTGAGGAGGACAGCCCTGGGGCCCTGAGGTGGGACCGAGACTCATACGCCATCTGGAGAGACTAGGAGGACCAAGACATTAGGAGTTTACTAATAGAATCATCCTGTGTTGTAACAGTTTAATCTCAGTAAATCCTAATCTCATCAAGTTGAATGAAATCTTGACAATTCATCCAAAACAAGCTTCCAAACCAAATGCTACTAAGAATCCATCTTCATCAATAAAACATGTATTGTTTTAAATGAGTGGTGCACATCTTCCATCCTCTAGGCAACTGGTTTACCTTCTTGCTTTCTAATTGAAAGCAATCTAATTGATTTAGACCTGGGTAACCAGGTGTGCGCACTAACTGGCGAATTAGAGACATAATTGATCAATTAAGTGCCAGGAAGAGACAAAGACTATAGACAATGCAGCCAGTGAGGTCTGCCATTGTAGACAGCTGTTTTAAACAGAGAGACCAGTGATGCGTGGTATCTAACTCACCAAGGGGCTGCGGGTGTAGACGCTGGAGGCGGTGCTGATCTGGGGCGAGAGGGTCAGGGCAGCCCCGAAGCCCCCGGGACTAGCCAGCTCCCCATTGAGGCCTGCGTGGGACACCACCCCAAAGTGAGCTGGGTATGAACCGGGGGGCACAGACAGGGGACTGCGGAGAGctggagagggggtgaggggggagatgAGAACACACCTTACATTCCAGCGGGTAAAAAGGGTTAGGATGATGTCGAACTGCTAGAGATGTGTTGTCAACAATCAAGTTCATCTCGGTTTCTTATAGGCTACAATGCCGTCTTTATTGCTTTAGGCAGAATATGGGGACCACAGGAGCATATCATCACAGTAGGTGTGGGATAATGGTACTATGATCAGATGGAAGGTATAATTATGGTATTACAGGGCTATATGATCACAGTAGGGTGATTTGAAGGTTTAACAGGGGTGCAGGGGTATAATAACAGGGGTACAGACATAGGGTATGTCAGGCAGACACGGGTGTCTGACTCACCCAGGGAGTCAGCGGAGGAGGCAGCCTTGCTGAGCAGACGGAGGCAGGACGTACTGGGGCCGGCGGGGCCGGGGGTAAGGGCCTCACGGTGAGAGGGGGACGGGGTGCTCGACTTAGACAACGGCGACCCAGACTTCTCCATCTACAGAGAGGTAAAGAGATACTGTCAAACGAAGCCCCGCCATACAGATACTGTAATTGGTGGATTTTGGCCACCATGTTAATGCTTGACAATGAATCAATGTATCATACCTGTGCTGGGTCCTTGGCCTTGCCTGGGGTGGGGCTGCGTGGTGGTTGGGGGGATGGGGCCTCCCCGGGGCTCCTGGGGGACCCTGGTAACTCCTTCCTCAGGGTGGGGGCCCGGTCCAGACcgttcccatggggggagtgatGGGGGCTGCCCACGGGGGATGTGGGCTCCTGGAGACACACAAAGATATGGGAGAccaggtcacccccaaagccatgCAAGAAGACAGTAGCCTTCACATTGGctgtgaaaaaaacaaaaacctgtAAATCTGTAACATTATAGACATTATAGATTCCTATAGTATCTGTATGGGTTTAAGCACAAGTGTGCATGAGGCCTGTATGGTACTGTAAGTCAAACTCAGCCGACTGTCTACCTCCCTGCCACAGCCACCTAAATAAAACCATTCCCATCTGCTCCCAGTGTGCTGCAGTCAGCACTTCTACTGTGTCTGAGCAGAACAGACATCCATAGACTGTTCTAGTATAGTCACCAGAGACACTCCCTCTCACACACCCATTAAGCACATTTGTCAAATTCTCCAATTGTTCTGTATTCACAAATCACACAAGAGACTTTCCTGCTTTTGTGCATTGTGCTGCGCAGTATCAAACACAGAAGGCTTAGATAAAACATATTTTGGTACACTGCGTGAAGTATTTAAAGAATTTAAACATTCTGAGGGCATAAACGGCTTTGCATAAATAAAGGAagcacactgctgccatctgatGAAAGgaggggtgtgtgcgtgtgtttatgtgtgcatgaggtgtgtgtgtgtatatgtggttgtgtgtgttcAGCAGGGGGACTGTATTcggtaggagaggagagaaaagcagCAAGCTAACTCCCAAGAATGTGCTTATATAATAATATTCACTATTTTCAAAATCCCGACGCAGGTGTCTAATTCTCCTATACTTAACCAGCCACAGTGAAACAACAGGGTCTTAGAGAGAGGAGACTCAGCTTTCCATTTGAACTATGTTCTTTTGGCTGGGGAGGGTCTGGTCAATACGGACCGGTTTCAGCCAGTATAGCTATAGTAGTTATATATGACTCATtgtttgtttttcagcagcagtatCGGATGCTGATTTAAGGTCAGTTTAGCGTTTTCTCTCTGATGGTTGCCGTTAGACTGGGGtcagggtaagctgatcctagatctgtgccaatGGGTGACAAACACACTTACCTCGTTAGAGACATCCACAACCAGGTTGTCCTCACTCTTGTCCCCATCACTGTCCtgtgagacagaggagagaggagaacgtCAGAAACACAAACATTCTCTATCACGCACACATCGCCCacccctcactccctcactctgtcaggcacacacaacctctctcacTGTTTGGCCATATCACTGctttactcctctctctcccttcctctttatCTCTGGGAATACGGGTGACAGCGATGGCACTTAGTCACCATGGCAACAACGGTTTGATGTGATCATGGCCTGATATTCCTATTGACATCACGTGGAGTGACATCACCCCCTAATTGTATTGAGCCAGATCAGGGCCACGGTGGAGATGAGACTATTCCTGGACATAGACAGACCGGAGCTAGGACAAAAACAACCATCATGTAGTACAGAGAGGCTGATGATCAACAGAGCTCCCTGTCCAGCCTGTTTTAAAAACACAACACCTCCCTTTACGAGAGGCTACACTGATGTGACGTGTGAGGCAGTTCTCACACTGATGTGACGTGCGAGGCAGTTCTCACACTGATGTGACGTGCGAGGCAGTTCTCACACTGATGTGACGTGCGAGGCAGTTCTCACACTGATGTGACGTGTGAGGCAGTTCTCACACTGATGTGACGTGTGAGGCAGTGTGAGGCAGTTCTCACACTGATGTGACGTGTGAGGCAGTTCTCACACTGATGTGACGTGTGAGGCAGTGTGAGGCAGTTCTCATACTGATGTGACGTGCGAGGCAGTTCTCATACTGATGTGACGTGCGAGGCAGTTCTCATACTGATGTGACGTGCGAGGCAGTTCTCATACTGATGTGATGTGTGAGGCAGTTCTCATACTGATGTGATGTGTGAGGCAGTTCTCATACTGATGTGACGTGCGAGGCAGTGTGAGGCAGTTCTCACACTGATGTGACGTGTGAGGCAGTGTGAGGCAGTTCTCACACTGATGTGACGTGTGAGGCAGTTCTCATACTGATGTGACGTGCGAGGCAGTTCTCATACTGATGTGACGTGCGAGGCAGTTCTCATACTGATGTGACGTGGGAGGCAGTTCTCATACTGATGTGACGTGCGAGGCAGTTCTCATTCTGATGTGACGTGTGAGGCAGTTCTCATACTGATGTGACGTGTGAGGCAGTTCTCATACTGATGTGACGTGTGAGGCAGTTCTCATACTGATGTGACGTGCGAGGCAGTGTGAGGCAGTTCTCACACTGATGTGACGTGTGAGGCAGTGTGAGGCAGTTCTCATACTGATGTGACGTGCGAGGCAGTTCTCATACTGATGTGACGTGCGAGGCAGTTCTCATACTGATGTGACGTGCGAGGCAGTTCTCATACTGATGTGACGTGTGAGGCAGTTCTCATATTGATGTGACGTGCGAGGCAGTTCTCATTCTGATGTGACGTGTGAGGCAGTTCTCATTCTGATGTGACGTGTGAGGCAGTCCTCATACTGATGTGACGTGTGAGGCAGTCCTCATACTGATGTGACGTGTGAGGCAGTCCTCATACTGATGTGACGTGCGAGGCAGTCCTCATACTGATGTGACGTGCGAGGCAGTTCTCATACTGATGTGACGTGTGAGGCAGTGTGAGGCAGTTCTCACACTGATGTGACGTGTGAGGCAGTTCTCACACTGATGTGACGTGCGAGGCAGTTCTCATACTGATGTGACGTGTGAGGCAGTTCTCATACTGATGTGACGTGTGAGGCAGTTCTCATACTGTATTTATGTCAATCAGAACACTCACTCCACAGAGCAAGAGAGATCATGTTCACTAGGGTTATCTATTTTGGTGATCAATCACTTCCAAGTTAAACACATATTTGACTGGTAGAAGGTGTGACCCCCGGTTAACCTGTGATGTCAGAGACACCGTTAATACTGCAGATTTGATTGAATGGCGTACGTACGTAGTGAGGTGGGAGGGGCTCTTTGTCATCACAGCGCCTCCTCTTTGCGTCCCCTCCCTGGGAGGAGGAGTACCCCCCCGACGGGCCCTGGCGCTCCTCCACCGGTTGGCTGTCTGTCGATGACACTGACttactctgcacacacacacacacacaacaacacacacacacataaaagagagaaaaacacacagcAGGTAAGTCATACAGAAAATGCAACCAAACAacacatttatgaatgtgttattatgAATGAACTTTCTCCCTGACACTGAAAACTTCATGTAAAATATGACTCTGATCATTGTACAAGAAGCCCATTTTCTGGCTATTTATACCAGAAAGAGCGTGGTGGGACTCCCCATAATAGAGGAATAAAACATCAAAGTGGAGTATTATTTCTGGGGTCTATGTGGCATAACTCTATTCTCTTTCATCGGTTGCCTCCTTCGGAAAGTTCTGCTCTTTAGAACTGTAGAGGACACAGGAAGGAAGCTGGTTGGACGGACATGACCAGAACACACAAAGAACCACAGTTTTCTCAACAAACTCCCAgtcttctccatctctcactccccctctccttcttcccctcactttctctttcttcctctattTAAAATTCAAAAATGTAATATTGGCACGACTTAACAAATACAAATTGCTATGCATCTCTcctacctccttccctccataTTTTGAAGGATGTTAATACAAACCCGACCTCTTATCAGTACATTGGGTAAAGGGgttaagaaaataaagaaaaggtTATTGCAAACTTAAATCATTTTTGACTTTGTAATAAAATAAAGACACAGTCAAATGTTTCCCTTTTTACTTGCTCCCCTCAGAGTACCCTCCCtatttccttctttctttcctctctccttctataTCTCTCATTTCTTCTCTCAactcctccctctttctgttaTTAtcagagtgagtgtgagtgaggacAGCTGTCCAGTAGTCTACTGGTCTGTGGGTCCCTTCAGTTCCAACACACCAAGGTTATATCTAACCACAGAGTAAGAGACAGCCCAATGACCATCCTACTGGACCCATATCACCATAATATTATTGTCTCCATCGAACTGACCAGTGTTCTATTGGACCTTAGTCAAGGAACAATATCACTGTTCTACTGTTGTACTCGCTTTAATAATTCTAGTACTGTTTTTTATTAATGGCAGCTCTGCAACAAAACATAGGTTTTTTAGAGTTCCTCTTTAAAGAGACTCTCTTTTTCCCTCACTTTACATCACagtcacataaacacacactcacacacaagcacgcacgtaTACACACAAAATGCACACACAAGCGCatgaacaagcacacacacacacgttggggTTACTTACCCTGCTGGGCGCACCTTCTGGGGAaggaacagagaggggggagggcatTGACGTCAGTAtagataataacaacaacaatccCACAGCAAGCCAAGGTCAACCTGAAAAAGGCCTGTCCCACTGCAATAAAAACACAAGCTTTGTATTGTGCATGTATCCAATCTGCAGTGctgccctctctgtctccacTCCTCTGACACAATGCTCTCTGTCTTCCCCTATTCACTCATTCAGCATTCATGTctgctctgtctctttctcttcttttctGCACCAGGGACCTAGAAGTTTAACATATAACCACGCTACGTCAATATACAGCCTTGCAGGCAACGGAGTTTAATGAGTGCTTTTCTTAAAGATCGTCTAGTAGTTagagagcgttgggccagtaaccgaaaggttgcttgatcgaatccccgagctgacaaggaaaacatctgttgttctgcccctgaacaaggcagttaacccactgttcctaggccgtcattgtgaataagaatttgttcttaactgacttgcctagttaaataaataaaaaaagaatactCTGCCACCCTTTGAGTTCAATTAAAGTTCAACCAAGTGGTTATTTTGTATCAAAAGTTGACACATTTCAGTACTACAGCTCTCCACCAGTGTCCTTCACGTGGAGGTCAGTCAGTGAGTCGTACCTCTCAGGTGCTCAGGGTCCAGGTGGTTGCGTTCGTCCTTGGAGGCCAGGTGGGCTGAGACTCCCAGGGCTCCAGTGAGGGCCAGTAGGCCCGAGCCTCCCCCCAGAGAGAGCCCTGACGGGTGGGGAGTCAGGGGGATACCTGGGGTGTGGTGAGACAGGTgctggagctgctgctgctgtacaccagggagacagggcaggggggagacggaagaggcagagagaggaagagagagagaacaaggaaagattagagggagagagagacagaagacatGGAGAGAAATCGGTGAGAGTAGAGCAGAGGGAAAAAATTGGACagcggcgagagagagagagagggaggacaggaggagggagagagagatagggagtaggagagatagagagaaaggaagggagagaaaaacaAACATATAGAAGAgtatacagagggagagaagaaaacaGATGGGGAAAAATTTGGGATGGAggaaaagggagaggaggggggcacATACAGATAAAGGGAACCTGTTTTCCCCGGGTCTTATTACAGCTTGttttggcatgtgtgtgtgtgtgtgtgtgtgtgtgtgtgtgtgtgtgtgtgtgtgtgtgtgtgtgtgtgtgtgtgtgtgtgtgtgtgtgtgtgtgacagtagaGGGGCTTTCCAGTGAGAGCTTGTCTGAGCTCTCATCACATTACAGTCTACTTACACCCCATTGTTCCTCCCAGCATAATaaacactgcagagagagaggtgtgcATGCCACTGcctgtaggctgtgtgtgtgtgtgtgtgtgtgtgtgtgtgtgtgcgtgcgtgcgtgcgtgcatgcgtatgCTCGTTGATAGTGTCGCTGTCGGGGGTGTAATGGTTGTCATGGTGAATAGAGGTGACTCACCCCGATGATGCCGTTGAGTTCGGCCATAGTGACCTGCTTGGCCCTCTCCACTGCTTGGACCACCTGCTGTtggtgctacacacacacacacacacacacacacacacacacacacacacacacacacacacacacatgcgttaCTTACCCCACCGTGTGCTGTTcctaacatatacagtatattgtacctGACACATGTTTGTGATGGAACCAAATGCACATATatcacacaacaaacacacacagagtggcTCAATACACACAATCAAACATACTGTATGCACACACAGAGTGGCTCAATACACACAATCAAACATACTGTATGCACACACAGTGGCTCAATACACACAATCAAACATACTGTATGCACACACAGAGTGGCTCAATACACACAATCAAACATACTGTATGCACACACAGTACAAATATATGCACTGATtgagcaaccacacacacacacacacacacacacacacacacacacacacacacacacagaaagtgtcacacatacccacacaaaaGTATGCAGCAGGACCACACTCAAACACCCCAAAACCCACAGCTATTTactcattcaaacacacacacaatacgtaaacacacacacaagtgagaacacacacactgtgtcaaTATTGACCAAGGTAAAACAGCCACCAGTTCTGTGACCTTCCCTTCAGTGGACACACACTCATCAcggacgcacacacgcacgcacgcacgcacgcgcacacacacacacacacacacacacacacacacacacacacagattttacCCACAATTTTTTTAGCACTACATTCTTGTCACACACATGGTAAAGGGTCAAACATATTAACCTCAGTCAAGAAACTGCTAAGAAACTGTTTTGGGCCATTTTGTGTGTTGATAGATCAAATAACTACCATGAGGTAATGAACTAAAAGGCAATCAACCATTCACAAAACTAGCCTATTGATTTAAAAGGCTTTCTGGCTAATATAAATGAACAGTAACAAAATGATAGAAATTATGAAACAACATGTTCTTATGTCTTGATGAACACAGAGCAATATGTTCTTATGTCTTGATGAACACAGAGCAATATGTTCTTATGACCATGTGGTTTCCATTGTAAAGAGGACAGtataagtgtatgtgtgtgtgtgtgtgtgtgtgtgtgtgtgtgtgtgtgtgtgtgtgtgtgtgtgtgtcagtgatacTTACCTCCTGAGAGAGGAAGGGGATGATCTGAGCACAGATGGCACTGAGACGCTTCACAATCTctgcctgcaacacacacacacatatacacacttcaGTCTTATCTTATGTATCATACAAGGTAATATAGTACATTATTCATTCCCTTAGGCCCGTAATATGTTTCAGGGAAGCAGCAGGAGCAACACAAACATACATCAATGAATGTACAGACTCTTCATCCATCCCTTACATCTCACATCTTgcataataatcaataatgtcATTGAGGTTAGTAGGCATGTGATGAGTAACCCTTCCCCGGGACCTGAAATCTTAGCACCTCAAGCTCATgcctttagctcagcgggctaacacag
Protein-coding sequences here:
- the LOC115158279 gene encoding transducin-like enhancer protein 4 isoform X2, with amino-acid sequence MYPQGRHPVPIQPGQSFKFTVLETLDRIKEEFQFLQAQYHSLKLECEKLASEKTEMQRHYIMYYEMSYGLNIEMHKQAEIVKRLSAICAQIIPFLSQEHQQQVVQAVERAKQVTMAELNGIIGQQLQHLSHHTPGIPLTPHPSGLSLGGGSGLLALTGALGVSAHLASKDERNHLDPEHLREGAPSRSKSVSSTDSQPVEERQGPSGGYSSSQGGDAKRRRCDDKEPLPPHYDSDGDKSEDNLVVDVSNEEPTSPVGSPHHSPHGNGLDRAPTLRKELPGSPRSPGEAPSPQPPRSPTPGKAKDPAQMEKSGSPLSKSSTPSPSHREALTPGPAGPSTSCLRLLSKAASSADSLALRSPLSVPPGSYPAHFGVVSHAGLNGELASPGGFGAALTLSPQISTASSVYTRSPLSLQMAYESRSHLRAPGLSSSLPGGSSGGKPAYSFHVSADGQMQPVPFPPDALLGTGIPRHARQIHTLNHGEVVCAVTISTSTRHVYTGGKGCVKVWDISQPGSKSAMAQLDCLNRDNYIRSCKILPDGRTLIVGGEASTLSIWDLATPTPRIKAELTSSAPACYALAISPDNKVCFSCCSDGNIVVWDLHNQTLVRQFQGHTDGASCIDISNDGTKLWTGGLDNTVRCWDLREGRQLQQHDFTSQIFSLGYCPTGEWLAVGMESSNVEVLHVSKPDKYQLHLHESCVLSLKFASCGKWFVSTGKDNLLNAWRTPYGASIFQSKESSSVLSCDVSPDDKYIVTGSGDKKATVYEVVY
- the LOC115158279 gene encoding transducin-like enhancer protein 4 isoform X1: MYPQGRHPVPIQPGQSFKFTVLETLDRIKEEFQFLQAQYHSLKLECEKLASEKTEMQRHYIMYYEMSYGLNIEMHKQAEIVKRLSAICAQIIPFLSQEHQQQVVQAVERAKQVTMAELNGIIGQQQLQHLSHHTPGIPLTPHPSGLSLGGGSGLLALTGALGVSAHLASKDERNHLDPEHLREGAPSRSKSVSSTDSQPVEERQGPSGGYSSSQGGDAKRRRCDDKEPLPPHYDSDGDKSEDNLVVDVSNEEPTSPVGSPHHSPHGNGLDRAPTLRKELPGSPRSPGEAPSPQPPRSPTPGKAKDPAQMEKSGSPLSKSSTPSPSHREALTPGPAGPSTSCLRLLSKAASSADSLALRSPLSVPPGSYPAHFGVVSHAGLNGELASPGGFGAALTLSPQISTASSVYTRSPLSLQMAYESRSHLRAPGLSSSLPGGSSGGKPAYSFHVSADGQMQPVPFPPDALLGTGIPRHARQIHTLNHGEVVCAVTISTSTRHVYTGGKGCVKVWDISQPGSKSAMAQLDCLNRDNYIRSCKILPDGRTLIVGGEASTLSIWDLATPTPRIKAELTSSAPACYALAISPDNKVCFSCCSDGNIVVWDLHNQTLVRQFQGHTDGASCIDISNDGTKLWTGGLDNTVRCWDLREGRQLQQHDFTSQIFSLGYCPTGEWLAVGMESSNVEVLHVSKPDKYQLHLHESCVLSLKFASCGKWFVSTGKDNLLNAWRTPYGASIFQSKESSSVLSCDVSPDDKYIVTGSGDKKATVYEVVY